In the genome of Sphingomonas naphthae, one region contains:
- the lysA gene encoding diaminopimelate decarboxylase — protein sequence MNHFDLIDGVLHAEAVPLTLIAEAVGTPVYVYSTATIERHVEVFREALAGIDDPWIAYAVKANPNAAVLATLAKLGLGADVVSGGELMRARAAGIPAERIVFSGVGKTADEMALALREGIGQFNLESEPEAEMLADVAEMLGMVAPCAYRINPAVEAGTHSKISTGRADDKFGIAYDTALDAYARAAARPSLKMQGIAVHIGSQLTDLAPSRAAFEKVGLLLAALRAAGHAIVNADLGGGLGVPYDPAKPIPPLPAAYGEMVRDVTAGWNARLMFEPGRLIVGNAGVLLSRVIRVKEGVNRPFVILDAAMNDLLRPAMYEAWHDIRAVVPREGEMTAHVVGPICETGDTFARDREMDRVEAGDLVAFMTAGAYGATMGNTYNSRALTPEVLVSGKDWAVVRRRLPLETLIAGDELAPWLQQDQHAEA from the coding sequence GTGAACCATTTCGATTTGATCGACGGCGTCCTCCACGCCGAAGCCGTGCCGCTGACCCTGATCGCCGAGGCGGTCGGCACGCCGGTCTATGTCTATTCCACCGCCACGATCGAACGCCATGTCGAGGTGTTCCGCGAGGCGCTGGCCGGGATCGACGACCCCTGGATCGCTTATGCGGTAAAGGCCAATCCCAACGCCGCCGTGCTGGCGACGCTGGCGAAGCTCGGCCTCGGCGCCGACGTGGTCTCGGGCGGTGAACTGATGCGCGCGCGCGCCGCCGGCATTCCGGCCGAGCGCATCGTTTTTTCGGGCGTCGGCAAGACGGCCGACGAGATGGCGCTGGCCCTTCGCGAAGGCATCGGCCAGTTCAACCTAGAGTCCGAGCCCGAGGCGGAGATGCTGGCCGACGTGGCCGAGATGCTCGGCATGGTCGCCCCTTGCGCCTATCGCATCAACCCGGCGGTCGAGGCGGGCACCCACAGCAAGATCTCGACCGGCCGCGCCGACGACAAGTTCGGCATCGCCTACGATACTGCACTTGACGCTTATGCCCGCGCCGCCGCGCGGCCCAGCCTGAAGATGCAGGGCATCGCCGTCCATATCGGCAGCCAGCTCACCGATCTCGCCCCCAGCCGCGCCGCCTTCGAGAAGGTCGGGCTGCTGCTGGCGGCGTTGCGCGCGGCGGGGCATGCCATCGTCAACGCCGATCTCGGCGGTGGCCTCGGCGTTCCCTACGATCCCGCCAAGCCGATCCCGCCGCTGCCCGCCGCTTATGGCGAGATGGTCCGCGACGTGACTGCGGGCTGGAACGCGCGGCTGATGTTCGAGCCCGGCCGGCTGATCGTCGGCAATGCCGGCGTGCTGCTGTCGCGGGTGATCCGGGTGAAGGAGGGGGTCAACCGCCCCTTCGTGATCCTCGATGCCGCGATGAACGATCTGCTGCGCCCCGCCATGTACGAGGCCTGGCACGACATCCGCGCCGTGGTGCCGCGCGAGGGCGAGATGACCGCCCATGTCGTCGGGCCGATCTGCGAGACGGGCGACACCTTCGCGCGCGATCGCGAGATGGACCGGGTCGAGGCGGGCGATCTCGTCGCCTTCATGACGGCCGGGGCCTATGGCGCGACCATGGGGAACACTTATAACAGCCGGGCCCTGACGCCCGAGGTGCTGGTGTCGGGCAAGGATTGGGCGGTGGTGCGCAGGCGCCTGCCGCTGGAGACGTTGATCGCGGGCGACGAACTCGCCCCCTGGTTGCAGCAGGACCAACACGCGGAGGCTTGA
- the galU gene encoding UTP--glucose-1-phosphate uridylyltransferase GalU, whose product MKPVKKAVFPVAGFGTRFLPATKAVPKELLPVVDQPLIQYAIDEALAAGIEQMIFVTGRGKHAIEDYFDSAFEIEADLLAKNKQEIIEKLAPTRLAPGQAAFVRQQIMSGLGHAVWCARHLTGDEPFAVLLPDELLWNPASPCLTQMMETYHDKGGSVIAVVEVPQEHTKRYGIVDPGAIEGPTIEIKGFVEKPDPSVAPSRMAAVGRYILDPKVMRLLETQEKGAGGEIQLTDSLAKLIGDQPFHARVFDGARHDCGEKSGFIQANVALALERPDLEGPLREYLKSL is encoded by the coding sequence ATGAAGCCAGTGAAGAAGGCAGTCTTCCCGGTCGCGGGCTTCGGCACCCGCTTCCTTCCCGCCACCAAGGCCGTGCCCAAGGAGTTGCTGCCCGTCGTCGATCAGCCGCTGATCCAGTACGCGATCGACGAGGCGCTGGCCGCCGGCATCGAGCAGATGATCTTCGTCACCGGGCGCGGCAAGCACGCCATCGAGGATTATTTCGACAGCGCGTTCGAGATCGAGGCCGATCTGCTGGCCAAGAACAAGCAGGAGATCATCGAGAAACTCGCCCCCACCCGCCTCGCGCCGGGGCAGGCGGCGTTCGTGCGCCAGCAGATCATGTCGGGCCTCGGCCATGCCGTATGGTGCGCGCGCCATCTGACCGGCGACGAGCCGTTCGCGGTGCTGCTGCCCGACGAGCTGTTGTGGAACCCGGCCTCCCCCTGCCTCACGCAGATGATGGAGACCTATCACGACAAGGGCGGCAGCGTGATCGCCGTGGTCGAGGTGCCGCAGGAGCATACCAAGCGCTACGGCATCGTCGATCCGGGCGCGATCGAGGGGCCGACGATCGAGATCAAGGGCTTCGTCGAAAAGCCCGATCCGTCGGTCGCGCCGTCGCGGATGGCGGCGGTCGGCCGCTACATTCTCGATCCGAAGGTGATGCGCCTGCTGGAGACGCAGGAGAAGGGCGCCGGCGGCGAGATCCAGCTGACCGATTCGCTCGCCAAGCTGATCGGCGATCAGCCCTTCCACGCCCGCGTGTTCGACGGCGCGCGCCACGATTGCGGCGAGAAATCCGGCTTCATCCAGGCGAATGTGGCGCTGGCGCTGGAACGCCCCGACCTGGAAGGCCCGCTGCGGGAGTATCTGAAGAGCCTGTGA
- a CDS encoding precorrin-2 dehydrogenase/sirohydrochlorin ferrochelatase family protein has protein sequence MNFPIFLRLAGRPVILLGDGPAAEAKGRLLDRAGAVIVGEEAPATLAVVAIADDAEARAAVARLRARHILVNAVDRPDLCDFTLPAIVDRDPLLIAIGTGGASAGLAKAVRQRIEALLPGGAGAIATALAAARAAIRARWPDTIARREAIDAALAEGGPLDPFADTGSVEGWLASETADQPAETAHVLLRSPDADDLTLREARLLGRAERICHGPDVPISILSRARADATRIAGDPPVPAGPGLTLILRWAG, from the coding sequence GTGAACTTCCCCATCTTCCTCCGCCTCGCCGGCCGGCCGGTGATCCTGCTCGGTGACGGCCCCGCCGCCGAGGCCAAGGGCCGGTTGCTCGACCGCGCCGGGGCGGTGATCGTCGGGGAGGAAGCGCCCGCCACGCTCGCCGTCGTCGCCATCGCCGATGACGCCGAAGCCCGCGCCGCCGTCGCCCGGCTCAGGGCGCGCCACATCCTCGTCAACGCGGTCGATCGCCCCGATCTGTGCGATTTCACCCTGCCCGCGATCGTCGATCGCGATCCGCTGCTGATCGCGATCGGCACCGGCGGCGCCTCGGCCGGGCTGGCCAAGGCGGTACGGCAGCGGATCGAGGCGCTGCTACCGGGCGGCGCCGGCGCGATTGCCACCGCGCTCGCCGCCGCCCGCGCCGCGATCCGCGCCCGCTGGCCCGATACGATCGCCCGGCGCGAGGCGATCGACGCGGCGCTGGCGGAGGGCGGGCCGCTCGATCCCTTCGCTGATACCGGATCGGTCGAGGGCTGGCTTGCATCCGAGACGGCCGATCAGCCTGCTGAAACCGCGCATGTCCTCCTGCGGTCGCCCGACGCGGACGATCTGACGCTTCGCGAGGCGCGGCTGCTTGGCCGGGCCGAGCGCATCTGCCATGGCCCCGACGTGCCCATCTCCATCCTGTCCCGTGCCCGCGCCGATGCCACCCGCATCGCGGGCGACCCGCCTGTCCCCGCCGGCCCCGGCCTCACGCTGATCCTGCGGTGGGCGGGATGA
- a CDS encoding zinc transporter ZntB, whose translation MNGWALSLSSNGAVRSIDPGHACTMPPEGQFTWVHLDGKEAETNRWLQQHGHLPETVVAALTAVETRPRSEAFANGALVNLRGLHPEGDHGGDPLVSIRLWAERGRVISVSFRPLDGFEHLRAAMEDAELHDPGDLISALAILITAKLDPHVADLGDLVDSCEADFDADRAYEMRRLIARARSQAIAYRRFVVPQRQALEGLAIMKTEWLEEADRLHLREAADRFARMGEELEAVRERSALLHEQFTDLRAEQIETRTLVLSVVALVFLPLTFLTGLLGMNVAGIPFAHEPWAFAAVVGMCVAVAAAIAVYFVRAHWFRN comes from the coding sequence ATGAACGGCTGGGCGCTCAGCCTGTCGAGCAACGGCGCGGTCCGCTCGATCGACCCCGGCCATGCCTGCACGATGCCGCCCGAGGGCCAGTTCACCTGGGTCCACCTCGACGGCAAGGAGGCCGAGACCAACCGCTGGCTGCAACAGCATGGCCATTTGCCCGAAACCGTCGTCGCCGCGCTGACGGCGGTCGAGACGCGGCCGCGTTCGGAGGCCTTCGCCAACGGCGCTCTCGTCAATTTGCGCGGCCTCCACCCGGAGGGCGACCATGGCGGCGATCCGCTCGTCTCGATCCGGCTGTGGGCCGAGCGCGGGCGGGTGATCTCGGTCTCCTTCCGCCCGCTCGACGGCTTCGAGCATCTGCGCGCCGCGATGGAGGATGCCGAGCTGCACGATCCGGGCGACCTGATCTCGGCGCTGGCGATCCTCATCACCGCCAAGCTCGATCCGCATGTCGCCGATCTCGGCGATCTGGTCGATTCATGCGAGGCCGATTTCGATGCCGATCGCGCCTATGAGATGCGCCGCCTGATCGCCCGCGCCCGATCGCAGGCGATCGCCTACCGCCGCTTCGTCGTGCCCCAGCGGCAGGCGCTGGAGGGGCTGGCGATCATGAAGACCGAATGGCTGGAGGAGGCCGACCGCCTCCACCTGCGCGAAGCGGCCGACCGCTTCGCCCGCATGGGCGAGGAACTGGAGGCGGTGCGCGAGCGATCGGCCCTGCTCCACGAACAATTCACCGATCTGCGCGCCGAACAGATCGAGACGCGCACGTTGGTGCTGTCGGTCGTGGCGCTGGTGTTCCTGCCGCTGACCTTCCTGACGGGCCTGCTCGGCATGAACGTGGCGGGCATCCCCTTCGCGCATGAGCCGTGGGCGTTCGCGGCGGTGGTGGGGATGTGCGTCGCGGTGGCGGCGGCGATCGCGGTGTATTTCGTGCGGGCGCACTGGTTTCGGAATTGA
- a CDS encoding M23 family metallopeptidase, translating into MYLKHSQGFGQAGVAPTLALDVSLVANPLKQVGSTVRTRVSKSLSRIDDIELVVDLGRRIGSREWWRGLATCTALCVAAGCFAPGFRPLEAPSGPVMGEAEWQEASASAISPLAYGGDTGRRMAPTEAVQRLADTPERPSIDLVATLGQGDGFARVLGRNGVGESEARKVAQLVSGAVELGAIKPGTRMELTLGRRPAKDAPRPLDHLSFRAKLELSLAVERAGPDLRLRRIPIAVDETPLRIQGRVGASLFQSARNAGAPAKAVETYLRALGQHVSVSRDVRSGDRFDLIIAHRRAATGETETGGLLYAGLDKSGKGAKNVRILKWESGGREQWFEASGVGQTKGTMRMPVAGRVTSSFGMRRHPLLGYSRLHKGIDYGAPYGAPIVAATDGVVKFSGWHGGHGKYVQLAHAGGLGTGYGHMSRIVATVGQRVAAGQVIGYVGSTGMSTGPHLHYELYRNGQAINPTSVKFASAPQLAGAELGRFRSTLNRLLATRLNNGAAPVQSAAKEEAKDEPKAKVADKGEPKGKSAKRG; encoded by the coding sequence TTGTATCTCAAGCATAGTCAGGGATTCGGTCAGGCAGGAGTCGCACCGACTCTCGCGCTCGACGTGTCGCTGGTGGCCAACCCGCTGAAACAGGTCGGCAGCACTGTCCGCACCCGCGTTTCCAAGAGCCTGTCGCGCATCGACGATATCGAGCTGGTGGTCGATCTCGGCCGCCGCATCGGCAGCCGCGAATGGTGGCGCGGCCTCGCCACCTGCACCGCGCTCTGCGTCGCCGCCGGCTGCTTCGCCCCCGGCTTCCGCCCGCTGGAGGCCCCCTCCGGCCCGGTGATGGGCGAGGCCGAGTGGCAGGAGGCGTCGGCCTCCGCGATTTCCCCATTGGCCTATGGCGGCGACACCGGCCGCCGCATGGCGCCGACCGAAGCCGTCCAGCGCCTCGCCGACACGCCCGAGCGGCCGTCGATCGATCTGGTCGCGACGCTCGGCCAGGGCGACGGTTTCGCCCGCGTCCTCGGCCGCAACGGCGTGGGCGAGAGCGAGGCCAGGAAGGTCGCGCAGCTCGTGTCGGGCGCGGTCGAGCTGGGCGCGATCAAGCCCGGCACCCGCATGGAGCTGACGCTGGGCCGTCGCCCCGCCAAGGACGCGCCCCGCCCGCTCGATCACCTCTCCTTCCGCGCCAAGCTGGAACTGTCGCTCGCCGTCGAGCGCGCCGGCCCCGATCTCCGCCTGCGCCGCATCCCGATCGCGGTGGACGAGACGCCGCTGCGCATCCAGGGCCGGGTCGGCGCCAGCCTGTTCCAGTCGGCGCGCAACGCCGGCGCGCCGGCCAAGGCGGTCGAGACCTATCTGCGGGCGCTCGGCCAGCATGTCTCGGTCAGCCGCGACGTGCGCTCGGGCGACCGCTTCGACCTCATCATCGCCCACCGCCGCGCCGCCACCGGCGAGACGGAGACGGGCGGGCTGCTCTATGCCGGGCTCGACAAGAGCGGCAAGGGCGCCAAGAACGTCCGCATCCTGAAGTGGGAGAGCGGCGGCCGCGAGCAATGGTTCGAGGCGTCGGGCGTCGGCCAGACCAAGGGCACGATGCGCATGCCGGTCGCGGGCCGCGTCACCTCCAGCTTCGGCATGCGGCGCCATCCGCTGCTCGGTTATTCGCGGCTCCACAAGGGCATCGATTATGGCGCGCCTTATGGCGCGCCGATCGTGGCGGCCACCGATGGCGTGGTGAAATTCTCCGGCTGGCACGGCGGCCACGGCAAATATGTGCAGCTGGCCCATGCCGGCGGCCTCGGCACCGGATACGGCCATATGAGCCGCATCGTCGCCACGGTAGGCCAGCGCGTCGCGGCGGGGCAGGTGATCGGCTATGTCGGCTCGACCGGCATGTCGACCGGCCCGCACCTCCATTACGAGCTGTACCGCAACGGCCAGGCGATCAACCCGACTTCGGTGAAATTCGCCAGCGCGCCGCAGCTGGCCGGCGCCGAACTCGGCCGCTTCCGCTCCACCCTTAACCGCCTGCTCGCCACGCGCCTCAACAATGGCGCGGCGCCGGTGCAGAGCGCGGCGAAGGAGGAAGCGAAGGACGAGCCCAAGGCCAAGGTGGCCGACAAGGGCGAGCCGAAGGGCAAGAGCGCCAAGCGGGGTTGA
- a CDS encoding helicase-related protein: MARFASQPLVAVLGPTNTGKTHLAVERMCGHSSGIIGFPLRLLAREVYDRVVAIKGEKSVALITGEEKIVPPEARYFLCTVESMPMERDVAFLAIDEAQLGADPERGHVFTDRLLRARGREETMILGSETLRPVLTRLLPEVEVINRPRFSTLSYAGAAKLSRLPPRSAIVAFSAEEVYAVAEMLRRMRGGAAVVMGALSPRTRNAQVAMFQAGEVDYLVATDAIGMGLNMDVAHVAFASLRKFDGKKVRRLGVSEMAQIAGRAGRHQRDGTFGTLSLEGAQGATFEEEEIEAIEGHRFPPLDHLFWRDGEPSTESLDELIADLERRPDEPMLRAAPLAVDLAVLKRMAEEPWVRERTARRPGMVKRLWGACGLPDFRRTGAEAHSRLVGRVFRHLSEETGHLPVQWFADELQRLDNMQGDVETLSDRLAGVRTWAYIAQRPDWLADPKHWAGRARSIEEALSDALHQRLTQRFVDRRTAVLMRDLGARGGELLPVKVAEDGTVTVDDEPIGHLIGFRFKTDHRARHGDMKRLLAAAERRLGDELASRARALAADGDEAFTLATDPGRPVAIFWRGDVVARLQHGRALTQPRVHLHRALDVLTPADRKGVETRLEAWLVASVAKQLSALSALAFAARDAERAAPLRALLAPLAEAGGVLPRHQVEAVVEALDRPLRQEAALLGLKIGTLDVYLPALIKPEAMRWRLALHAAQEDGVMPEMPSAGAASLATPKDAALCAAWERAGYRPLGAQMLRIDLVERLARIVHDARTGRAAFNPDPALATSLGLRSPSFAQLMLALGFRPIGAEDERSWVWRGKRAKPVRDVRPPRPGNAFAALAALQAIGR; this comes from the coding sequence ATGGCGCGCTTCGCAAGTCAGCCGCTCGTCGCGGTGCTCGGGCCCACCAATACGGGCAAGACGCATCTCGCGGTGGAGCGGATGTGCGGCCATTCCAGCGGCATCATCGGCTTCCCCCTCCGCCTGCTGGCGCGCGAAGTGTATGACCGGGTCGTCGCGATCAAGGGCGAGAAGAGCGTCGCGCTCATCACCGGCGAGGAGAAGATCGTGCCGCCCGAGGCGCGTTATTTCCTCTGCACGGTCGAATCGATGCCCATGGAGCGCGACGTCGCCTTCCTCGCGATCGACGAGGCGCAGTTGGGCGCCGATCCGGAGCGCGGCCATGTCTTCACCGATCGGCTGCTGCGCGCGCGGGGCCGCGAAGAGACGATGATCCTGGGATCGGAGACGCTGCGCCCCGTGCTGACCCGGCTGCTGCCCGAGGTGGAGGTCATCAATCGGCCGCGCTTCTCGACGCTCAGCTATGCCGGCGCCGCCAAGCTCTCGCGCCTGCCGCCGCGCTCGGCGATCGTCGCCTTCTCGGCCGAGGAAGTCTATGCCGTGGCGGAGATGCTGCGGCGGATGCGCGGTGGCGCGGCGGTGGTGATGGGCGCGCTCAGCCCCCGCACCCGCAACGCGCAGGTGGCGATGTTCCAGGCGGGCGAGGTCGATTATCTGGTCGCGACCGACGCGATCGGCATGGGCCTCAACATGGATGTGGCGCACGTCGCCTTCGCCTCGCTGCGCAAGTTCGACGGCAAGAAGGTGCGCCGGCTGGGCGTATCGGAAATGGCGCAGATCGCCGGCCGCGCGGGTCGCCACCAGCGCGACGGCACGTTCGGCACGCTCTCCTTGGAGGGCGCGCAGGGCGCCACGTTCGAGGAGGAGGAGATCGAGGCGATCGAGGGCCATCGCTTCCCGCCGCTCGACCATCTCTTCTGGCGCGACGGCGAACCCTCGACCGAAAGCCTCGACGAACTGATCGCCGATCTGGAGCGCCGCCCCGACGAGCCGATGCTGCGCGCCGCGCCGCTCGCGGTCGATCTCGCCGTCCTGAAACGTATGGCCGAGGAGCCGTGGGTGCGGGAGCGCACGGCGCGGCGGCCGGGGATGGTGAAGCGCCTGTGGGGCGCCTGCGGCCTCCCCGATTTCCGCCGCACCGGGGCCGAAGCCCATTCGCGCCTCGTCGGCCGCGTCTTTCGCCATCTGAGCGAGGAGACGGGCCATCTGCCGGTGCAATGGTTCGCCGACGAATTGCAGCGGCTCGACAATATGCAGGGCGATGTCGAGACGCTGTCGGATCGGCTCGCGGGGGTACGGACCTGGGCCTATATCGCGCAGCGGCCCGACTGGCTGGCCGATCCCAAACATTGGGCCGGCCGGGCGCGATCGATCGAGGAGGCGCTGTCGGACGCGCTCCACCAGCGGCTGACCCAACGCTTCGTCGATCGGCGCACCGCCGTGCTGATGCGCGATCTGGGCGCGCGCGGCGGCGAGCTGCTGCCGGTGAAGGTGGCCGAGGACGGTACCGTCACGGTCGACGACGAGCCGATCGGCCACCTGATCGGCTTCCGCTTCAAGACCGACCATCGCGCGCGCCATGGCGACATGAAGCGGCTGCTGGCGGCGGCCGAGCGGCGGCTGGGCGACGAACTGGCGAGCCGCGCCCGCGCGCTGGCGGCGGACGGCGACGAGGCGTTCACGCTCGCGACCGATCCCGGCCGCCCGGTCGCGATCTTCTGGCGCGGCGACGTGGTGGCGCGGTTGCAGCATGGCCGGGCGCTGACTCAGCCGAGGGTCCACCTCCACCGCGCGCTCGACGTGCTGACCCCGGCGGATCGCAAGGGCGTCGAGACGCGGCTGGAGGCGTGGCTGGTCGCGAGCGTCGCCAAGCAATTGTCGGCCCTGTCGGCGCTGGCCTTCGCCGCGCGCGATGCCGAGCGGGCGGCGCCCTTGCGCGCCCTGCTGGCGCCGCTGGCCGAGGCGGGCGGGGTGTTGCCGCGCCATCAGGTCGAGGCGGTGGTCGAGGCGCTCGATCGGCCGCTGCGGCAGGAGGCGGCGCTGCTAGGCCTGAAGATCGGCACGCTCGACGTCTATCTGCCCGCGCTCATCAAGCCGGAGGCGATGCGCTGGCGGCTGGCGCTCCACGCGGCGCAGGAGGATGGGGTGATGCCCGAGATGCCATCGGCCGGCGCGGCCTCGCTCGCCACGCCGAAAGATGCCGCGCTCTGCGCCGCCTGGGAACGCGCCGGCTATCGCCCGCTCGGCGCGCAGATGCTGCGGATCGATCTGGTCGAGCGGCTGGCGCGGATCGTCCATGACGCGCGCACCGGCCGCGCCGCCTTCAATCCCGATCCGGCGCTCGCCACCTCGCTGGGCCTGCGCAGCCCGAGCTTCGCGCAATTGATGCTGGCGCTCGGCTTCCGCCCGATCGGCGCCGAGGACGAGCGCAGCTGGGTGTGGCGCGGCAAGCGGGCCAAGCCCGTGCGCGACGTGCGCCCGCCCCGCCCCGGCAACGCCTTCGCCGCGCTCGCCGCGCTCCAGGCGATCGGCCGCTGA
- a CDS encoding S4 domain-containing protein encodes MRLDLFLWHARITKTRAQAQAIAHGGHVRIDSRPVSRAAAAVAVGNVLSFVAQERVRAIRIEALPARRGPPAEARACYTDLLAPADAGHGAEHEDVDDDDGGS; translated from the coding sequence GTGCGGCTCGACCTGTTCCTGTGGCACGCCCGGATCACCAAGACGCGCGCGCAGGCGCAGGCGATCGCCCATGGCGGCCATGTGCGGATCGACAGCCGCCCGGTAAGCCGCGCCGCCGCCGCCGTCGCGGTGGGCAATGTGCTCAGCTTCGTCGCGCAGGAGCGGGTGCGCGCGATCCGCATCGAGGCGCTGCCGGCGCGGCGCGGGCCGCCTGCCGAGGCGCGCGCCTGCTACACCGATCTGCTCGCGCCGGCCGACGCCGGGCACGGCGCGGAACACGAGGACGTTGACGATGACGACGGGGGCTCATAG
- the fdxA gene encoding ferredoxin FdxA: MTYVVTDACIRCKYMDCVEVCPVDCFYEGENMLVINPSECIDCGVCEPECPAEAILPDTDSGLEKWIELNNEFANQWPNITRKREAPADADQWKDVKNKLETEFSPEPGQGD; encoded by the coding sequence ATGACCTACGTCGTCACCGACGCCTGCATCCGCTGCAAATATATGGACTGCGTGGAAGTGTGTCCCGTGGACTGCTTCTACGAGGGCGAGAACATGCTCGTCATCAATCCCAGCGAGTGCATCGACTGCGGCGTGTGCGAGCCCGAATGCCCGGCGGAAGCGATCCTGCCCGATACGGACAGCGGGCTGGAAAAGTGGATCGAGCTGAACAACGAATTCGCCAACCAGTGGCCGAACATCACCCGCAAGCGCGAGGCGCCGGCGGATGCGGACCAGTGGAAGGACGTGAAGAACAAGCTCGAGACCGAATTCTCGCCGGAGCCCGGCCAGGGCGACTGA
- a CDS encoding CarD family transcriptional regulator encodes MAAKALSFVVGDYVVYPKHGVGRVIELQSQEIAGAKLELYVLRFEKEKMTLRVPTNKAESVGMRKLSSNVTMTEALTTLKGKPKVKRTMWSRRAQEYEAKINSGDLVSIAEVVRDLFRADDQPEQSYSERQIFEAATSRLARELAAMEQTDEPKAQEKILDILRASAAAMAK; translated from the coding sequence ATGGCTGCCAAGGCGCTTAGTTTCGTCGTGGGGGATTATGTCGTGTATCCCAAGCATGGCGTGGGCCGGGTAATCGAATTGCAGAGCCAGGAGATCGCGGGCGCCAAACTCGAACTCTACGTCCTTCGCTTCGAGAAGGAGAAGATGACCCTCCGCGTGCCGACCAACAAGGCCGAATCGGTGGGGATGCGCAAGCTCTCGTCGAACGTGACGATGACCGAGGCGCTGACGACCCTGAAGGGCAAGCCCAAGGTGAAGCGCACCATGTGGTCGCGCCGCGCGCAGGAATATGAGGCCAAGATCAATTCGGGCGACCTGGTGTCGATCGCCGAAGTGGTCCGCGATCTGTTCCGCGCCGACGACCAGCCCGAGCAGAGCTATTCCGAGCGCCAGATCTTCGAGGCGGCCACCAGCCGCCTCGCCCGCGAACTGGCCGCGATGGAGCAGACCGACGAGCCCAAGGCGCAGGAAAAGATCCTCGACATCCTCCGCGCCTCCGCGGCGGCGATGGCGAAGTAA
- a CDS encoding FAD-dependent oxidoreductase, with product MRRREFLGSVGGAGAMAALALPGRLGAQTIAPLLAPLPAIVPIRATPDRIFRTTVCLRPFRAAGPRFDVEEVGRKHVIRHYGHGGSGWSLSWGSADIAVAKAMALGAKDIAVIGAGAIGLTTAITAQRAGAKVTIYAKERFPDVRSARATGTWSPDSRVALESAVAPDFPALWEQMTRASYARHMSFLGTPGDPVEWTERYMLADEMPDPNSARSSNAPRTLGFVEYGDRVRDLTPRAQMLPPGSHPFAAPFVRRNSSIAFNVADFARQLEMDFMLGGGRFVPMEFNETGDFGKLKEKVIIACTGYGSRALFRDESILPVRGQIAWLIPQEGAHYGIYYNHVSVLARRDGIVVQDTGSDDTFGYNDPNETIDRAAADRSIAVVASMFAQPAATIPATVPK from the coding sequence ATGCGGAGACGGGAATTTCTGGGAAGCGTCGGCGGTGCCGGCGCCATGGCCGCGCTTGCCCTGCCGGGGCGGCTCGGCGCGCAGACGATCGCGCCGCTGCTGGCGCCCTTGCCGGCGATCGTGCCGATCCGCGCCACGCCCGATCGCATCTTCCGCACCACCGTCTGCCTGCGCCCGTTCCGCGCCGCCGGCCCGCGCTTCGATGTCGAGGAAGTCGGCCGCAAGCATGTGATCCGCCACTATGGCCATGGCGGCAGCGGCTGGTCGCTCTCGTGGGGATCGGCCGACATCGCCGTCGCCAAGGCGATGGCGCTGGGCGCCAAGGACATCGCCGTGATCGGCGCGGGCGCGATCGGCCTCACCACCGCCATCACCGCGCAGCGCGCCGGCGCGAAGGTCACGATCTACGCCAAGGAACGCTTCCCCGACGTGCGCTCGGCGCGCGCCACCGGCACCTGGTCGCCGGATTCGCGTGTCGCGCTGGAAAGCGCCGTCGCGCCCGACTTCCCGGCCTTGTGGGAGCAGATGACGCGGGCCAGCTACGCGAGGCACATGTCCTTTCTCGGCACGCCCGGCGATCCGGTCGAGTGGACCGAACGCTATATGCTGGCCGACGAGATGCCCGATCCCAATTCGGCGCGCTCCAGCAATGCGCCGCGCACCCTGGGATTCGTCGAATATGGCGATCGGGTGCGCGACCTGACGCCGCGCGCGCAGATGCTGCCGCCCGGCAGCCACCCCTTCGCCGCGCCCTTCGTGCGCCGCAACAGCTCGATCGCCTTCAACGTCGCCGATTTCGCGCGCCAGCTGGAAATGGATTTCATGCTGGGCGGCGGCCGCTTCGTACCGATGGAATTCAACGAGACCGGCGATTTCGGCAAGCTGAAGGAAAAGGTCATCATCGCCTGCACCGGCTATGGATCGCGCGCGCTGTTCCGCGACGAGAGCATCCTGCCGGTGCGCGGCCAGATCGCCTGGCTGATCCCGCAGGAAGGCGCGCATTACGGCATCTATTACAACCATGTCAGCGTGCTGGCGCGGCGCGATGGCATCGTCGTGCAGGATACCGGCAGCGACGACACGTTCGGCTATAACGACCCCAACGAGACGATCGACCGCGCGGCGGCGGACCGGTCGATCGCGGTGGTCGCCTCGATGTTCGCGCAGCCGGCGGCGACGATCCCGGCGACCGTGCCGAAGTAA